In a single window of the Leptospira sanjuanensis genome:
- a CDS encoding site-2 protease family protein, whose product MLIMVLGAVFMLAISIFIHELGHLLCGMLVGVKARIFSIGYGRGIWKKKVGETTYQITAIPVGGYVLFKGDDYGGEVKGEPGELLSTPPLKRMIPVLGGPLFNLFLGFGILLVLNFLGHNPPGNRIFIDPADQEFSAAYQSGLRTGDRILSIDGKQTEKFEDIVTNVGLSSGSALKIQGERDGKPIEWSVTPRIVYNPKRSSGIPTIGVEPFGERRVVATFSYSEQFQHWLSSRLDKSHEAENYYQERLKKAVEGRDIPAEVLLEKEKEEKENLLRSRALSYLNDGDVIQSINGKTISTVGELQKILGEFQNQKVNIVVDRKTYPLVNPWSTETVAVDVPVLGANILELKNLRDKKFPELGLESYQFASYDPELGQKLLNLAVDGKTFPNFEELLAYIKNKNGETVSVDMGNLRLEAEPKIRPIGLLGFRPNMKFNPAPMERELGFFESFAVAGKDVYENVETTLKGIGMLFSGILSVKDSLSGPVGIVSYAGISLEIGWETYLEFVARISIALMIMNLLPIPMADGGHIVLYAYEAITGRPLPGKVIESIFRIGFLFLLGLGLYVTFNDVMRIF is encoded by the coding sequence ATGTTGATCATGGTATTAGGCGCCGTATTTATGTTGGCGATCTCGATTTTTATTCACGAATTAGGCCACCTTCTTTGCGGAATGCTCGTAGGAGTGAAGGCGAGAATCTTTTCGATCGGTTACGGAAGGGGGATTTGGAAAAAGAAAGTCGGAGAAACGACCTACCAAATCACCGCGATTCCGGTCGGAGGATACGTTTTGTTCAAAGGAGACGATTACGGCGGAGAAGTGAAAGGGGAACCGGGAGAACTTCTTTCCACGCCTCCGCTCAAACGTATGATCCCCGTTCTCGGCGGACCTTTGTTCAATCTATTCCTAGGTTTTGGAATATTATTAGTTTTGAATTTTCTCGGACACAATCCTCCGGGCAACCGCATCTTTATCGATCCGGCCGATCAGGAATTTTCCGCCGCGTATCAATCGGGACTTAGAACCGGCGATCGAATCCTGAGCATCGACGGAAAACAAACCGAAAAATTCGAGGACATCGTGACGAACGTAGGATTGTCTTCCGGAAGCGCTTTGAAAATTCAGGGAGAGCGCGACGGCAAACCGATCGAGTGGAGCGTCACTCCTCGCATCGTCTACAACCCGAAACGTTCTTCCGGAATTCCGACCATCGGCGTCGAGCCCTTCGGAGAAAGAAGGGTCGTGGCTACGTTCAGCTATTCCGAACAATTCCAACACTGGCTTTCTTCCCGTCTGGATAAATCGCACGAAGCCGAAAACTACTATCAGGAACGTCTGAAAAAAGCCGTGGAAGGACGGGATATTCCCGCGGAAGTTCTCCTGGAAAAGGAGAAGGAAGAAAAAGAAAATCTTCTTCGGTCCCGCGCGCTTAGTTACTTAAACGACGGGGACGTGATTCAGAGCATCAACGGGAAAACGATTTCCACCGTGGGCGAACTGCAAAAGATTCTGGGAGAATTTCAAAATCAAAAAGTGAACATCGTAGTCGATCGGAAAACCTATCCGCTGGTAAACCCTTGGTCCACCGAAACCGTGGCCGTGGACGTTCCGGTGTTAGGCGCAAACATATTGGAACTGAAAAATCTACGGGATAAAAAATTTCCTGAACTCGGTCTCGAATCGTATCAGTTCGCAAGTTACGATCCAGAACTCGGTCAAAAACTTTTAAACTTAGCCGTGGACGGAAAAACATTTCCGAACTTCGAGGAACTTCTCGCTTACATCAAAAATAAAAACGGAGAAACCGTATCCGTGGATATGGGAAATCTCCGATTGGAAGCGGAACCGAAGATCCGTCCGATCGGTTTGCTCGGTTTTCGTCCGAACATGAAATTCAATCCGGCGCCGATGGAACGCGAACTCGGATTTTTCGAATCCTTTGCAGTCGCCGGCAAAGACGTTTACGAAAACGTGGAAACGACTCTCAAAGGAATCGGAATGTTGTTCTCCGGAATTCTTTCCGTAAAGGACAGTTTGTCCGGTCCGGTCGGGATCGTATCCTATGCCGGAATCAGCTTGGAGATAGGATGGGAAACGTATCTCGAGTTTGTCGCGAGGATCTCGATCGCTCTGATGATAATGAATTTACTTCCCATTCCGATGGCGGACGGTGGACATATCGTATTGTATGCGTATGAAGCGATCACCGGAAGACCTCTTCCGGGAAAAGTGATCGAGTCCATCTTTCGAATCGGATTCTTGTTTCTGCTCGGGCTCGGACTCTACGTCACCTTCAACGATGTAATGCGAATTTTCTAA
- a CDS encoding proline--tRNA ligase yields the protein MKASKYILPTEKENPADAVVASHRLMIRAGLARKSSAGLYFYLPLGLKILQKIKQIVREEMNATGALEFDLPILTPSELWEQSGRWNAMGKEMFRIKDRHDLSYALGPTHEESFSSLVKPLLKSYKDLPINVYQIQTKFRDEIRPRFGVIRSREFVMKDAYSFHIDDGSLDETYQSMRVAYRKIFDRCGLKTIPVQADSGSMGGSASEEFMVVSPIGEETLLLCNSCGYSSNSEKTPFIFKKENIAPAKLTEKKEIATPGKKTIAEVSALLGITEAETIKAVALKSDKKKILVFLRGDLELNLHKLHSLLRIVDSDLMTDAEVRELGLVPGFIAPVAPNDKVKVLYDRSLQKDFPYVVGSNKEDFHTQGFILEKEIAGLPEFADVALAREGDLCPNCGTPLKAEKGIEVGHIFKLGEKYTKAFGIQVLDQNGKSRTLTMGCYGIGVNRTMATVIEQCNDEKGIFWPISIAPFEVALVSITKGEEQYAKAEEFYNVLKNENIEIFWDDRDVGPGFKLKDSELIGFPIRVTIGKKFFENGEVSIYNRKADKEESFAFTGFEDLVARVEALRQELFAELE from the coding sequence ATGAAAGCATCGAAATATATTCTACCCACAGAAAAAGAAAATCCTGCGGACGCGGTAGTCGCGTCCCATCGACTTATGATCCGCGCGGGACTCGCACGCAAGTCTTCGGCGGGTTTGTATTTTTATCTTCCTCTCGGATTAAAAATTCTTCAAAAGATCAAACAGATCGTACGCGAAGAAATGAACGCGACCGGGGCGCTCGAATTCGATCTTCCGATTTTGACTCCTTCGGAACTCTGGGAACAAAGCGGAAGATGGAACGCGATGGGAAAGGAAATGTTTCGTATCAAGGACAGGCACGATCTTTCTTACGCGCTCGGACCCACACACGAAGAATCCTTCAGTTCTCTCGTTAAACCTTTATTGAAATCCTACAAGGATCTTCCGATCAACGTATATCAGATCCAAACCAAGTTCCGCGACGAGATTCGTCCTCGTTTCGGAGTGATTCGCTCGAGAGAATTCGTGATGAAGGATGCGTATTCGTTTCATATCGACGACGGTTCGCTCGACGAAACGTATCAGTCGATGCGGGTCGCTTACAGAAAAATTTTCGATCGCTGCGGACTCAAAACGATTCCGGTGCAAGCCGACTCGGGAAGTATGGGCGGTTCCGCGTCGGAAGAGTTTATGGTCGTATCTCCGATCGGAGAAGAAACTCTGCTGTTGTGCAATTCGTGCGGATACAGCTCGAACAGCGAAAAGACCCCGTTTATATTCAAAAAAGAGAATATAGCTCCCGCGAAACTTACCGAAAAAAAAGAGATCGCTACTCCGGGCAAAAAAACGATCGCGGAAGTCAGCGCGCTTTTGGGAATCACGGAAGCCGAAACGATCAAAGCGGTCGCGCTTAAATCGGATAAGAAAAAGATTCTCGTGTTTTTGCGCGGCGACTTGGAACTCAATCTTCATAAACTGCATTCTTTGCTGAGAATCGTGGATTCCGATTTGATGACCGATGCGGAAGTCCGCGAACTCGGACTCGTTCCCGGTTTTATCGCACCCGTAGCCCCCAACGATAAAGTGAAGGTGTTATACGATCGTTCTTTGCAGAAGGATTTTCCGTATGTGGTCGGTTCCAACAAAGAGGATTTTCACACGCAGGGTTTTATACTCGAAAAGGAAATCGCGGGGTTGCCCGAGTTCGCCGATGTCGCATTAGCAAGAGAAGGGGATCTTTGTCCGAACTGCGGAACTCCTCTCAAAGCCGAAAAAGGAATCGAAGTCGGACATATTTTTAAACTCGGTGAAAAATACACCAAAGCGTTCGGAATTCAAGTCCTCGATCAGAACGGAAAATCAAGAACTCTTACGATGGGTTGTTACGGAATCGGAGTCAACCGAACCATGGCGACCGTCATCGAACAGTGCAACGACGAAAAGGGAATTTTTTGGCCGATCAGCATCGCGCCGTTTGAAGTCGCGCTCGTGAGCATCACAAAGGGCGAGGAGCAATACGCAAAAGCGGAAGAATTTTATAATGTACTAAAAAACGAAAACATAGAAATTTTTTGGGACGACCGCGACGTGGGACCGGGCTTCAAACTCAAGGATTCCGAATTGATCGGATTTCCGATCCGAGTAACGATCGGTAAAAAATTCTTTGAAAACGGGGAAGTATCGATCTACAACCGCAAAGCGGACAAGGAAGAATCTTTTGCGTTTACCGGATTTGAGGATCTTGTCGCAAGGGTGGAAGCGCTTCGTCAGGAACTCTTCGCGGAATTGGAGTAG
- the trpB gene encoding tryptophan synthase subunit beta, which yields MGKEHHSPKEGYFGEFGGRYSPEILHDALVELESTYKKLKKNKHFKKELEYYRKNYIGRPSPLTHAERLSKAWGGARIWLKREDLNHTGAHKINNTIGQVLIAKAMGKTRIIAETGAGQHGVATATVGAMFQMETVVYMGDEDLRRQELNAIRMRMMGAKVVGVSSGTATLKDATSEAMRDWALNVSNTHYIVGSSIGPHPFPTIVRDFQSVIGIESRKQFKKVNGKLPNAVVACVGGGSNAIGMFYGFIKDKKVKLYGVEAGGYSTKPGENSATIQFGKTGFLHGTKTLVIQDEFGQIVPAHSVSAGLDYPGVGPEHAHFHQSGRVTYANVDDEGALDAFLEVCRIEGIIPALETAHAFRYAKDLAKTMGKKEDILICLSGRGDKDVAEVARLRKGEFV from the coding sequence ATGGGAAAAGAACATCATTCCCCAAAAGAGGGTTATTTCGGAGAATTCGGCGGACGTTATTCTCCCGAAATTCTGCACGACGCTCTCGTGGAACTCGAGTCTACGTATAAAAAACTGAAGAAGAACAAACACTTCAAAAAAGAGCTCGAATATTACCGTAAAAATTATATCGGACGGCCTTCTCCGCTTACGCACGCGGAACGTCTTTCCAAGGCTTGGGGTGGAGCGAGAATCTGGCTCAAACGGGAAGACCTAAACCACACCGGAGCGCATAAGATCAACAATACGATCGGTCAGGTGCTGATCGCAAAGGCGATGGGTAAAACGAGAATCATCGCGGAAACCGGAGCGGGACAACACGGGGTTGCGACCGCGACGGTGGGTGCGATGTTCCAAATGGAAACCGTCGTGTATATGGGGGACGAGGATCTTCGCCGTCAGGAACTCAACGCGATCCGTATGAGAATGATGGGAGCGAAAGTGGTCGGTGTTTCCAGCGGAACCGCAACTCTCAAGGACGCGACAAGCGAAGCGATGCGCGACTGGGCATTAAATGTTTCTAATACACATTATATCGTGGGTTCCTCGATCGGACCGCACCCGTTTCCTACGATCGTAAGAGACTTTCAATCCGTGATCGGAATCGAATCGAGAAAACAATTCAAAAAAGTAAACGGAAAACTTCCGAACGCCGTCGTGGCCTGTGTGGGCGGAGGATCCAACGCGATCGGAATGTTTTACGGATTCATCAAAGATAAAAAAGTAAAACTCTACGGAGTGGAAGCGGGCGGTTATTCTACAAAACCCGGAGAAAACTCGGCGACGATCCAATTCGGAAAAACCGGATTTTTACACGGAACCAAAACTCTCGTGATCCAAGACGAGTTCGGACAAATCGTTCCCGCACATTCGGTTTCGGCGGGACTCGATTATCCGGGAGTCGGACCGGAACACGCGCACTTTCATCAAAGCGGAAGAGTGACTTATGCAAACGTGGACGACGAAGGCGCGTTAGACGCGTTTTTAGAAGTGTGCCGCATCGAAGGAATCATTCCCGCGTTGGAAACCGCGCATGCGTTCCGTTATGCGAAAGACCTCGCTAAAACGATGGGAAAAAAAGAAGACATTCTCATTTGTCTTTCGGGAAGAGGGGATAAGGACGTCGCCGAGGTCGCAAGACTTCGCAAAGGAGAATTTGTTTGA
- the trpA gene encoding tryptophan synthase subunit alpha, whose product MSTISSVFSKDKSVFIPYISLGDPDYESCVAWADALIRGGAGILELGIPFTDPTADGPVIQKAFKRALAHPFSMKKILEITAEIHKLHPQTPLVYLTYFNPLYAMGLETFAEIAKNSGIQGLIIPDLPYDTPEAEEFFTQLEKRKIDFIHLVTPATTEERIKSMKSLASGFIYYVTSYGVTGERSSIANGLQERIKLVKKLVSLPVCAGFGISTAVQSKEISEYADGVIIGSAVQRIIEENGSNRDVCVQKLFSYASEIRSSMR is encoded by the coding sequence TTGAGCACGATCTCTTCCGTATTTTCAAAAGACAAAAGCGTTTTTATTCCTTACATTTCTCTTGGCGATCCGGATTATGAATCCTGCGTCGCTTGGGCGGACGCTCTCATACGAGGCGGCGCGGGGATTTTGGAACTCGGAATTCCGTTTACCGATCCGACCGCGGACGGTCCCGTGATTCAGAAGGCGTTCAAACGCGCACTTGCACATCCGTTCTCGATGAAAAAAATTCTCGAGATCACAGCGGAGATTCACAAACTTCATCCGCAAACACCGCTTGTTTATCTAACGTATTTCAATCCGTTGTATGCGATGGGTTTGGAGACCTTCGCGGAGATCGCAAAGAACTCCGGCATTCAAGGACTGATCATTCCCGATCTTCCGTATGATACCCCGGAAGCGGAAGAATTCTTCACCCAACTCGAAAAAAGGAAAATCGATTTCATCCATCTCGTAACGCCTGCGACGACCGAGGAACGAATCAAATCGATGAAGTCTCTCGCGTCCGGCTTTATCTACTACGTGACTTCGTACGGTGTAACGGGCGAACGAAGTTCGATCGCAAACGGACTTCAGGAAAGAATCAAACTCGTAAAAAAGTTGGTTTCCCTTCCGGTTTGCGCGGGATTCGGAATTTCCACGGCGGTTCAGTCGAAAGAAATTTCCGAGTACGCGGACGGAGTCATCATCGGTTCCGCGGTGCAGAGAATTATTGAAGAGAACGGATCGAATCGGGACGTCTGCGTTCAGAAATTATTTTCCTACGCGTCCGAGATCCGTTCTTCGATGAGATAA